In Mytilus edulis chromosome 4, xbMytEdul2.2, whole genome shotgun sequence, the following proteins share a genomic window:
- the LOC139521093 gene encoding uncharacterized protein translates to MYYGQQRHVKRLRGEIIDENVRNNMVQRRLYDGAKRHLPVIRQGKSPSQVPQDEYLSSIPSNEMSNRGHEIFMASKKDVARRNLMGYLYSRQPTINRSNSFIVGEKPPEPGLPCVKYKNTPKNFERQKTLLVEQRRPASLNSKKTIDPIERRTSAGSTRPNSNKFSLPEIMRDIYSSAAKINNHEDEYEEVPFSEDNNNIDIAENLTSLDFPKYHKSIKVYPPNHRPITPGLIDKLNRMKVNTRNRTEHWVRQIPEEQKRCSNNNNNIRGSDQSRWIYTDNS, encoded by the coding sequence ATGTACTACGGACAACAGAGACATGTCAAAAGGCTAAGAGGGGAGATAATTGACGAAAACGTCAGAAACAATATGGTGCAAAGAAGGTTGTATGATGGTGCTAAGCGACATCTACCGGTGATAAGGCAAGGCAAAAGTCCGAGCCAGGTGCCGCAAGATGAATATTTGTCTTCCATACCGAGTAACGAAATGTCGAACAGAGGACATGAAATATTCATGGCAAGTAAAAAGGACGTTGCTCGAAGGAATTTGATGGGATATCTCTATTCTCGACAGCCAACGATCAATCGCAGCAATTCCTTTATTGTAGGAGAAAAACCACCAGAGCCAGGGTTGCCTTGTGTCAAATATAAGAACACACCCAAGAATTTTGAACGCCAAAAGACATTATTAGTGGAACAACGAAGACCGGCATCGTTGAACAGCAAGAAAACTATTGACCCTATTGAAAGGCGGACATCAGCGGGCTCAACTAGACCAAACAGCaataaatttagtttacctgAAATAATGAGAGACATTTACAGCTCGGCAGCAAAAATCAATAATCACGAGGATGAATATGAAGAAGTGCCTTTCAGTGAAGACAATAACAACATTGATATTGCTGAAAATTTGACATCACTGGACTTTCCAAAATATCACAAAAGTATAAAGGTTTATCCACCTAACCATAGACCTATTACTCCTGGACTCATAGACAAATTAAATAGAATGAAAGTTAATACAAGGAATAGAACGGAACATTGGGTCAGACAAATACCAGAGGAGCAAAAGAGATgcagcaacaacaacaacaatataaGAGGTTCAGATCAAAGTCGGTGGATTTATACTGATAATTCGTAA